The proteins below are encoded in one region of Campylobacter helveticus:
- a CDS encoding PD-(D/E)XK nuclease family protein has protein sequence MEKNKFDEFVAKNLPKALKKASLQDLGDRASYVGSSDISSCLRKTYLDKTSENDYDLATLIRFQRGHVAEGIVKAMLDGLNPISQLELSSSYEGVTLKAHIDFTLETKNEIIIVEAKSVSTKVDEPYLSWNLQVQYQMAMLAKSKSKNIRAYVVAINVNTGWFKSFEIERNEALTQIAFEKAKKLSLALQSKVEPEAEIQLFCGVCSHKATCPLMLKGASELSGELLSIAQSLIELNTKKKELELELDEKKAILEEYMRSHNAKKLQVENSFITLSNDTQTTSFDTKALQKDNPSLYEELFEKYQKTSQRKGYISIK, from the coding sequence ATGGAAAAAAATAAATTTGATGAATTTGTAGCAAAGAATTTGCCAAAAGCTTTAAAAAAGGCAAGTTTGCAAGATTTAGGTGATAGAGCTTCTTATGTAGGCTCATCAGACATTTCAAGTTGTTTAAGAAAAACCTACTTAGATAAGACAAGCGAAAACGATTACGATTTAGCTACGCTGATTCGTTTTCAAAGAGGACATGTGGCTGAGGGCATTGTTAAAGCTATGCTTGATGGATTAAATCCCATTTCTCAGTTAGAACTTAGCTCATCATACGAGGGTGTTACGCTTAAAGCTCACATTGATTTTACTTTAGAAACTAAAAATGAAATCATTATCGTAGAAGCAAAGAGTGTTAGCACTAAGGTTGATGAGCCTTATTTAAGTTGGAATTTGCAGGTGCAGTATCAAATGGCAATGTTAGCTAAAAGCAAGAGCAAAAATATAAGAGCTTATGTTGTGGCTATCAATGTCAATACAGGTTGGTTTAAAAGCTTTGAAATCGAAAGAAACGAAGCTTTAACACAAATAGCGTTTGAAAAGGCTAAAAAGCTTTCTCTTGCTTTACAAAGTAAGGTGGAGCCTGAAGCTGAAATTCAACTTTTTTGTGGAGTTTGTTCTCACAAAGCAACTTGCCCTTTAATGCTTAAGGGAGCAAGTGAGCTAAGTGGAGAGCTTTTAAGTATAGCACAAAGCTTAATAGAGCTAAATACTAAGAAAAAAGAGCTAGAACTTGAGCTTGATGAGAAAAAGGCTATACTTGAAGAATATATGCGTTCTCACAATGCTAAAAAACTTCAGGTTGAAAATAGCTTCATCACGCTTTCAAACGACACTCAAACCACAAGCTTTGATA